In Luteolibacter arcticus, one genomic interval encodes:
- a CDS encoding autotransporter-associated beta strand repeat-containing protein has protein sequence MIRPRLLPVVCLCLVSSLCLDTVLAQRQMESLGRGLVALRSSSTQVYVGWRLLGNDPRDVAFNLYRSANGGAAVKVNASPLTATTDYVDTPGSLSTTAYTYSVKPVIGGVEVPDAWAHASTAPVALPVNPPTRQYVPVPMQPTPDGALDVKFCWVGDLDGDGEFDFVVDRQSGEGFRQFLDAYKRDGTLLWRIDLGPNSFYKYNIEPGSSSISIGHGDNVTVYDMDGDGKSEVLLRTANGVVFGDGAVASGGASNNVQFLSVINGMTGAELARATVPNPRLADGPMNGHMGILYLDGQRPSVVWASKNRASDESFHGVITAWNWRGGSINQLWSWVDGGSLHAPEGHQIRIADVDNDGKDEFVDIGYVLDDNGTQLFNIPEIVHGDRFHLTDIDPDRPGLENYIIQQNNGSGLATALYNAGTGAMIKKWYAGGVVDVGRGVAGDFDPAVKGCEMFSTMAGIYDCKGNQLNYANRPFPPEAIWWDGDLVREFVSTIGSSATSPGIDKFNTANGSSGRVISLYSDSAAPNSPYNNYIAYGGRPQFWGDILGDWREELLCAATDNSELRIYMVRSADSAKTSNGTGFRIPTLMHNPQYRCQTTTKGYVQASYVDYYLGTGMTAPPPPPMVDTDLTWRGGAGSSTWDEGVTTSWSDDGVASSFTAGKAVRFDIGANATTPVALVGTLSPKDLTVYSPKDQTFDGALGSLAGTMKLVKSGQGSLTLSGSHAFTGTTTIWDGALILNGTLSNSPITVWGGTYGGPAAAGLTGGRIGGTGTFSQAVTLGYRGAITPGSGMGSAGTVTLGSGLTAQDGSCLAFDLSNNPGNPATSDRIAITGNLSVSGKVGIVIKALNGTVPAGTYTLVTYTGSLTGSAANFDVTVPPGTPYSLSAAAGSVTLTVPVTRVPEAIVWRGSGAVWDLAASQNWLNAGSPDIFVSGDAVTFDATGAANATATLSGALPVASVTVNATTNYTLSGSGSISGSGGLAKSGSGTLTINTANDYTGATTITGGVLAVASLADGGTPSSIGAAGVGASNLVINGGTLRLTGSQTNTNRSMTLGASGGTLDVAANGSSMQISGTITGSGRLTKTGAGTLILANTNTYSGGTTIDGGTIYLAGSNANKNALGGGAVTFNNGTLTMANVQNNDVCNWNLIVPSGMTGRLNADGRCSLTGSLTGSGTFNYYSPYVRSDMKGNWSAFTGQINLATDADGSEMRVTNSFGFGTAALNIGAESYVYYNIGNSNATLDIGELTGDSTTGIGGGPTVGRTTTWRVGGRNTDAIFSGAIVNGTGLTAITKNGTGIWTLAGASTHTGATTVSSGTLRIQGSTTGSAVTVQGGAALGGSGIITGNVSFQSAAILEHGAIGATPLAITGNLTFGTNALVRPVTGITLGPGIYTLLTYSGTLTGTPSLSWQAPPGSTLTASFDLATTGVITMTLAQPPGASDLLWTGNTNSTWDTATANWTDGSGNVIFSAQSTVTFTDSGNATNPVSLALDVEPEEVFVSATKNYTLSGAGRIIGEGTLTKNGSGTLVLSTAHTYTGGTTISGGTLSITNAGALGTGPVTLSGGTWATNALAPQNPILVTAASTVSGGDGGGAHGLRNISGSGILTCNATSVFDFEGDMSGFSGTFALTGVGSFRLFTSTFSGSAAATFDLGNRGLSARQGSAYSLGALKGLTGSFIGMAGNSNAASCTYTIGQANIDSTFAGVIANGSATKLVAITKAGTGSLTLAGTSTYTGATTVNGGRLNVTGSLASTATTVATTGALGGSGSIGGAVTCHGTLAPGTSAGTLALGAGLTLSPTSVLDYELGTVSDRVNVTGNLTLAGTLHVTAGPGFGPGTYTLITYTGTLDDEDGLALGTLPPGYEATVSTATAGQVRLIVTQILTPFEQWQIQHFGSTSDPEAAPPADPDGDGTDNATEFLLSLDPKNGSSSFKATGTHGPGGFTITWPSAVGVQFEVFRSATLEAPWDSIHTTTGTGTTDSFTDTPPPAGNAFYKIAILASP, from the coding sequence ATGATCCGCCCGCGTCTTCTTCCGGTCGTTTGCTTATGCCTCGTGTCGTCGCTCTGCCTCGACACCGTCCTGGCCCAGCGCCAGATGGAAAGCCTCGGCCGCGGACTCGTCGCCCTGCGCAGCAGCAGCACGCAGGTCTATGTCGGCTGGCGTCTGCTCGGGAATGATCCACGCGATGTCGCCTTCAATCTCTACCGCTCGGCCAATGGCGGCGCAGCCGTGAAGGTGAACGCCTCGCCACTCACCGCCACTACCGACTATGTCGATACACCGGGCAGCCTCTCCACCACCGCCTACACGTATTCGGTGAAGCCGGTCATCGGCGGCGTGGAGGTACCCGATGCATGGGCCCACGCCTCCACCGCCCCGGTCGCACTGCCGGTGAATCCACCGACGCGCCAGTATGTCCCCGTGCCCATGCAGCCGACGCCCGATGGCGCGCTCGATGTGAAATTCTGCTGGGTCGGCGATCTCGATGGCGATGGCGAATTCGACTTCGTCGTGGACCGCCAGTCCGGCGAGGGCTTCCGCCAGTTCCTCGATGCCTACAAGCGCGACGGCACCTTGCTCTGGCGCATCGATCTCGGACCTAACAGCTTCTACAAATACAATATCGAGCCAGGCTCATCCTCCATCAGCATCGGCCACGGCGACAATGTCACCGTTTACGACATGGATGGCGACGGCAAGTCGGAGGTCCTGCTCCGCACCGCGAATGGCGTCGTCTTCGGCGACGGCGCGGTCGCCAGCGGCGGCGCTTCGAATAACGTCCAGTTCCTCTCCGTGATCAATGGCATGACCGGAGCCGAGCTGGCCCGCGCCACCGTGCCTAATCCCCGCCTCGCCGATGGCCCGATGAATGGTCACATGGGCATCCTTTACCTCGATGGACAGCGCCCGTCCGTCGTCTGGGCCTCGAAGAACCGCGCGTCCGACGAAAGCTTCCACGGCGTCATCACCGCATGGAATTGGCGGGGTGGCAGCATCAACCAGCTCTGGTCATGGGTGGACGGCGGCTCGCTACACGCGCCGGAGGGCCACCAGATCCGCATCGCCGACGTGGACAATGACGGTAAGGACGAGTTCGTCGATATCGGCTACGTGCTCGATGACAATGGCACCCAGCTTTTCAATATCCCGGAGATCGTTCACGGCGACCGCTTCCACCTGACAGACATCGATCCCGATCGCCCGGGACTGGAGAACTACATCATCCAGCAGAACAACGGCAGCGGTCTCGCCACCGCGCTCTACAACGCCGGCACCGGCGCGATGATCAAGAAATGGTATGCCGGTGGCGTGGTCGATGTCGGCCGCGGCGTGGCCGGCGACTTCGATCCCGCCGTGAAGGGCTGCGAGATGTTCTCCACCATGGCGGGCATCTACGATTGCAAGGGCAACCAGTTGAACTACGCCAACAGGCCCTTCCCGCCCGAGGCCATCTGGTGGGACGGCGATCTCGTGCGCGAGTTCGTTTCCACCATCGGCAGCTCGGCCACCAGCCCGGGCATCGACAAGTTCAATACCGCGAACGGGAGCAGCGGCCGCGTGATCAGCCTCTACAGCGACTCCGCCGCGCCAAACTCTCCCTACAACAACTACATCGCCTACGGGGGCCGGCCGCAATTCTGGGGCGACATCCTCGGCGACTGGCGCGAGGAGCTGCTCTGCGCCGCCACCGACAATTCCGAGCTGCGCATCTACATGGTCCGCAGCGCCGACTCCGCGAAGACCAGCAATGGCACCGGCTTCCGCATCCCCACCCTGATGCACAATCCGCAGTATCGATGCCAGACGACCACCAAGGGCTACGTGCAGGCCAGCTATGTGGACTACTACCTCGGCACCGGCATGACCGCGCCGCCACCGCCGCCGATGGTGGACACCGATCTCACCTGGCGCGGCGGTGCCGGCAGCAGCACCTGGGATGAGGGTGTGACCACCAGTTGGAGCGACGATGGCGTCGCATCCTCCTTCACCGCCGGGAAAGCCGTCCGCTTCGACATCGGCGCCAATGCCACCACCCCGGTCGCCCTCGTCGGCACGCTCTCGCCCAAGGATCTCACCGTCTATTCGCCGAAGGACCAGACCTTCGATGGCGCGCTCGGCTCGCTCGCGGGCACGATGAAGCTCGTTAAATCCGGCCAGGGCTCGCTGACCCTCTCCGGCAGCCACGCCTTCACCGGCACCACCACCATCTGGGATGGCGCGCTGATCCTGAATGGCACGCTTTCTAACAGCCCCATCACCGTCTGGGGCGGCACTTACGGCGGACCCGCTGCCGCCGGCCTAACAGGTGGCCGCATCGGCGGCACCGGCACCTTCAGCCAGGCTGTCACCCTTGGCTATCGCGGTGCGATCACTCCCGGCTCTGGCATGGGCAGCGCGGGCACCGTCACCCTCGGCAGCGGACTCACCGCGCAGGATGGCTCCTGCCTCGCCTTCGATCTTTCTAACAACCCGGGCAACCCCGCCACCAGCGACCGCATCGCCATCACCGGGAATCTCTCCGTCAGCGGCAAGGTCGGCATCGTGATCAAGGCGCTCAATGGCACCGTCCCCGCGGGCACCTACACGCTGGTGACCTACACCGGCAGCCTCACTGGCAGCGCCGCGAATTTCGACGTCACCGTCCCGCCCGGCACGCCCTACTCGCTTTCCGCCGCCGCCGGTTCGGTTACCTTGACCGTCCCCGTCACTCGCGTCCCGGAGGCCATTGTTTGGCGCGGCTCTGGCGCTGTCTGGGATCTGGCCGCGAGCCAGAACTGGCTCAATGCCGGCTCGCCCGACATCTTCGTTTCCGGCGACGCCGTGACCTTCGATGCCACTGGCGCGGCAAACGCCACCGCCACCCTCTCCGGCGCGCTGCCCGTAGCCAGCGTCACGGTCAATGCCACTACGAATTACACCCTCTCCGGCAGCGGCTCCATCAGCGGCAGCGGCGGCCTTGCCAAATCCGGTAGCGGCACGCTCACGATCAATACCGCCAACGACTACACCGGCGCCACCACCATCACCGGCGGCGTCCTCGCCGTCGCCTCGCTCGCCGATGGCGGCACCCCCAGCTCGATCGGTGCAGCGGGTGTCGGCGCGAGCAATCTCGTCATCAATGGCGGCACGCTGCGCCTCACCGGCTCGCAGACCAATACCAACCGCAGCATGACGCTCGGTGCCTCCGGCGGCACCCTCGATGTCGCCGCGAATGGCAGCTCGATGCAGATCAGCGGCACCATCACCGGCAGCGGCAGGCTTACGAAAACCGGCGCGGGCACCTTGATCCTGGCCAATACCAATACCTACAGCGGCGGCACCACCATCGATGGCGGCACGATTTATCTGGCAGGGTCGAATGCCAACAAGAACGCCCTCGGCGGCGGCGCCGTCACTTTCAACAACGGCACGCTCACCATGGCGAACGTGCAGAACAACGACGTTTGCAACTGGAACCTGATCGTCCCCTCCGGGATGACCGGCCGCTTGAATGCCGATGGCCGCTGCTCGCTCACCGGCTCGCTGACGGGCAGCGGCACCTTCAACTACTACTCGCCCTATGTCCGCTCCGACATGAAGGGCAACTGGTCCGCCTTCACCGGCCAGATCAATCTCGCGACCGATGCCGATGGCTCGGAGATGCGCGTCACCAATAGCTTCGGCTTCGGCACCGCCGCGCTCAATATCGGCGCGGAGAGCTACGTCTACTACAACATTGGCAATAGCAACGCCACCCTCGACATCGGCGAGCTCACCGGCGACTCCACCACCGGCATCGGCGGCGGTCCCACTGTCGGCCGCACCACCACCTGGCGTGTCGGCGGCAGGAATACCGACGCCATCTTCTCCGGCGCAATAGTCAATGGCACCGGCCTCACCGCCATCACCAAGAACGGCACCGGCATCTGGACCCTCGCCGGCGCATCCACCCACACCGGAGCCACCACCGTCTCCTCCGGCACCCTGCGCATCCAAGGCAGCACCACCGGCAGCGCCGTCACCGTCCAAGGCGGCGCAGCGCTCGGCGGCAGCGGCATCATCACGGGGAATGTCAGCTTTCAATCCGCAGCCATCCTTGAGCACGGCGCAATCGGAGCCACACCGCTCGCCATCACCGGCAATCTCACCTTCGGCACCAATGCCCTCGTCCGCCCGGTCACCGGCATCACGCTCGGGCCGGGCATCTACACCCTGCTGACCTACTCCGGCACCCTCACCGGCACGCCTTCGCTCTCGTGGCAGGCCCCGCCCGGATCCACGCTCACCGCCTCCTTCGACCTCGCCACCACAGGCGTGATCACCATGACCCTCGCCCAGCCGCCCGGGGCCTCGGATCTCCTCTGGACCGGCAACACCAACTCCACCTGGGACACCGCCACCGCCAATTGGACCGATGGCTCCGGCAACGTCATCTTCTCCGCCCAGTCCACCGTCACCTTCACCGACTCCGGCAATGCGACCAATCCCGTCAGCCTCGCGCTGGATGTGGAACCGGAGGAAGTCTTCGTCTCCGCCACGAAAAACTACACGCTCTCCGGAGCCGGCAGGATCATCGGCGAGGGCACTCTAACAAAGAACGGCAGCGGCACACTCGTGCTCTCGACCGCCCATACCTACACCGGCGGCACCACTATCTCCGGCGGCACCCTTTCCATCACGAATGCAGGTGCCTTGGGAACCGGCCCCGTCACTCTCTCCGGCGGCACCTGGGCCACCAATGCACTCGCGCCGCAGAATCCCATCCTGGTCACCGCCGCCTCCACGGTCTCGGGTGGCGATGGCGGCGGGGCACATGGCCTGCGAAACATCTCGGGCTCGGGCATCCTCACCTGCAATGCGACCAGCGTCTTCGACTTCGAGGGCGACATGTCCGGCTTCTCCGGCACCTTTGCACTCACCGGCGTGGGCTCGTTTCGCCTCTTCACCTCCACCTTCAGTGGCAGTGCCGCCGCCACCTTTGACCTCGGCAACCGCGGCCTGTCCGCCCGCCAGGGCAGCGCCTACAGCCTCGGCGCGCTCAAGGGGCTCACGGGCAGCTTCATCGGCATGGCAGGCAACAGCAACGCAGCGAGCTGCACCTACACCATCGGCCAGGCGAATATCGACAGCACCTTCGCCGGCGTGATCGCCAATGGCAGCGCCACCAAGCTCGTCGCCATCACCAAGGCCGGCACCGGCAGCCTTACCCTCGCCGGAACGAGTACCTACACCGGCGCGACCACCGTCAACGGCGGACGCCTGAACGTCACCGGCTCACTCGCAAGTACGGCGACCACCGTAGCCACCACCGGTGCGCTCGGAGGCAGCGGAAGCATCGGCGGCGCGGTCACCTGCCACGGCACCCTCGCCCCCGGCACCTCCGCTGGCACCCTCGCGCTTGGTGCGGGACTCACCCTCTCACCCACCAGCGTGCTCGACTACGAACTCGGCACCGTTTCCGACCGCGTCAATGTCACCGGCAATCTCACCCTCGCCGGCACGCTCCACGTCACCGCCGGCCCCGGCTTCGGACCCGGCACCTACACCCTCATCACCTACACCGGCACCCTCGACGATGAAGACGGCCTCGCCCTCGGCACCCTGCCCCCCGGCTACGAGGCCACCGTCAGCACCGCCACCGCGGGCCAGGTCCGCCTCATCGTGACGCAGATCCTCACGCCCTTCGAGCAATGGCAGATCCAGCACTTCGGCAGCACCTCGGACCCCGAAGCCGCACCGCCCGCCGACCCCGATGGCGATGGCACCGACAACGCCACCGAGTTCCTGTTAAGCCTCGACCCCAAGAACGGCAGCTCCTCCTTCAAGGCCACCGGCACTCACGGCCCCGGCGGCTTCACCATCACCTGGCCGTCCGCGGTCGGCGTCCAGTTTGAGGTCTTCCGCAGCGCCACCCTCGAGGCCCCGTGGGACTCCATCCACACCACCACCGGCACCGGCACCACCGACTCCTTCACCGACACCCCCCCTCCCGCCGGCAACGCCTTCTACAAAATCGCCATCCTCGCATCGCCATGA